The following nucleotide sequence is from Sandaracinaceae bacterium.
GGCGTGCGCTCCCCGAGCCAGGCCTCCGGCGCCAGGAAGGCCGGCGTCCCACCGGCAGAGGCCGTCCACCCTGGCGGACGCGCGAGCCCGAGGTCGACGAGCTTGGCCTCGGCGGCCACGTCGGGGACCACGAGGTTGGCGGGCTTGACGTCCCCGTGCACGAGCCCCGCGGCGTGCAACGCCGAGAGCGCCCGCGTCGCCGCGAGGCCGACCTCCACCGTGAAGCGGGCCCGCTCCGGCTCGCGCGCGCGCGCGGCGACGGCCTCGTCCGCCGAGACGCCGTCGACGTGCTCCTCGACCAGGGCCGCCGCGCCGGCCGCCAGCCGGAGGGGCGGGCCGAGCGCGGCCTCGACCACCACCAATTCGAACACGCGCGCGAGGTTGGGGTGGGCGACGGAGGCGAGCAGGCTCATCTCCCAGCGGAGGCGCTCGGCGTGCTCGGCCGGCACGACCTTGATCGCGCGGCGCCCGCCCTCCGCCCGATCGTCGGCCAGGAGCACCCGCCCGGTCGCGCCCCGACCCAGCTCGCGGACATGCGCGTAGCGCCCCGCCAGCAACGGTGTTTCCGCAGGATCCGCCATCTATGACAGAGGTTATCACGCTGCTGCCAACGGCGGTGTCAGTCCCCGCCGGCGTGGCCATTGCCGCGCAGCGCGGGGACGTGATAGGTGCCGAGCATGTCGAACGGACCCCAGCCGCCCGCGCCCGGACAACAGGTCGTCATCGAGATCGACTGGACCGACGAGCCGACGCCGGTCTACGCGAACGGCGCGCAGATCCTCAACTCCCAGCGCGAGTTCGCGCTGGTGCTCACGGACTTCGCCGCCTTCGCGGGCCGGGGCAACGTGCCGGCCGACCGCCCCCCGAAGGCGAAGATCGTCTCGAACGTCCGCATGACGCCCGACGTCTTCTTCAAGATCGCCGCCGCCGCCGCGTCCAACTGGAACAAGTTCGTCGACCGCTACGGCGACCCGGGCCAGCCCGCCCCGAAGTTCAAGCTCACCGGCGACGCGGGCGTTCAGCTCGAGGCCATCGACCCGGAGGACTGAAGCCGGTCGCGGCCCCACACCACCAGCCAGCTGACGACCATGAGCGCCAGCACGAAGGCGCTCGCAGCGAGCATGTCGAGCTGCCCGCGGATCGGCGCGCCGAGGCGCCCGTAGCAGAACGGGATGTGGAAGACGTAGGCGACGAGCGAGCCCTGTCCGAGGCGGATGAGGATCGCGCGGGCCCGCGCGGGGAGCACCAGCGAGGCGAGCGCCGCGACGGCGAGCACGAAGACGCCGCGGCCCGCGAGATCGAGCGCGTTCGCCCACACCGCGGGGTGCGCGCGCGACAGCGTCCCGCCGAGCGCCTCGACCATGGCCGTGGTGGCCCAGCTGCCCGCGAAGGCGGCGCCGAGGCCGAGCCCCGCGATCACGAGCAGCGTGCGCGTCGGCGCGCCGGCGCGGCTCTTCGGCCCAGGAGCCCGCTCGCGCGCGCGCAGCATCGCGAGGCTGGTCAGCGCCCCCACCGCGAGCCACGAGGCGAGCGGCACGAACGGCATGAGGGTCACGCCCGGCACGTCGACGAAGAGACCGGCCACGAAGCGGAGCGGGGCCGGCACCGACAGGTCGCTCACCCACGGGCAGATCAGGGTCGGCACCAGCGCGAGCCCGAGCGCGGCCGCGACGAGCGGGCGCTTCTCGGGGATCGAGGCGCCCCGGATCCCGAAGAACGCGAACGCCACGATCGACAGGCCGATCACGTGCAACACGTCGGCCCGGAGGAAGGTCTCGAGGCCGTCCCAGCCGTCCATCAGCGCGTAGGCGGCGTTGGCGGCGTAGCCCCACACGACCACCATCAGCCCGCGCCGGATCACCGCGCGCCGCACGTCCTCGGCGCGCTCGCCCTTGCGTCGCGCCGCGTCCACCCGGAGCACGACGGCGGCGCCCGCGAGCACCAGGAACGCGGGCAGCGGGAGCGAGCCGAGCAGCCGCGTGAAGAGATAGGCCGCGCTCTCCTTGTGGACGGGCGCGACCCAGCCGTCGTAGGCGTGCCCCTGGATCATGATGAGCGAGGCGACGCCG
It contains:
- a CDS encoding heparan-alpha-glucosaminide N-acetyltransferase domain-containing protein, translated to MSESRRIEGIDVARGVASLIMIQGHAYDGWVAPVHKESAAYLFTRLLGSLPLPAFLVLAGAAVVLRVDAARRKGERAEDVRRAVIRRGLMVVVWGYAANAAYALMDGWDGLETFLRADVLHVIGLSIVAFAFFGIRGASIPEKRPLVAAALGLALVPTLICPWVSDLSVPAPLRFVAGLFVDVPGVTLMPFVPLASWLAVGALTSLAMLRARERAPGPKSRAGAPTRTLLVIAGLGLGAAFAGSWATTAMVEALGGTLSRAHPAVWANALDLAGRGVFVLAVAALASLVLPARARAILIRLGQGSLVAYVFHIPFCYGRLGAPIRGQLDMLAASAFVLALMVVSWLVVWGRDRLQSSGSMASS